A segment of the Panacibacter ginsenosidivorans genome:
TTGGTAAATGATAAAATTGGATAATGAAACTTCAAGTTATAATTAATTGATTAATTAAAAAATATATCTGTACCCAATTGCCTCATCTCAATACCTCTTCATTATTTTTACCAACATGGCGGCAATAATAGCATAGCCTTTATCAGAAGGATGTAATCCATCATATGTGATGTTGACCGCATCTAAAGGATAAGGATAATCGTCTGTATTCGCGTTAAAGGGGATATCAATAAAATCAGGATATGGATAATTTTTGTAAGTACCCGTTTTGGGATCTTTTAAACGCTTAAAGTTTACGAGGTTTGGATAATCCATACCGCTTTTGTGATAGAGGTCAACAACATCAAAGTGCTCGTATTTTGCAATTCCAATAATGGCATCCGCAAACTGTGAAAGCATTTGACCGTTTTTCTGCTTGTAAGAACCCCACGCATTATTTTTCATATCGTTGATATAAATAAAATCCACTCTTTGCATAGGGGTAATAAGTATGATCTTAGCATTATTATTCAAGCTCCTCAGCTTATTAATAATAATACGAAACGATCCATATACAGTATTATTACCAGTGTTGTTTTGATAATCTGCAAGTATACCCAATGTACGCCCGGACCACCAGTCATTCGTTCCCAGAAATACGGAATATACATCACTCTTTGAAAGGCCTAGATGTTCGATCTCATTTGCAATACCTCCGGATGTCCAGCCGTTATGTCCTTGGTTAATGTAATGGATGTATGGCAATCTTTCTGTGACCAATGTCATATAACCTTTGGTAATGCGGTTGCCTGTTTCATCAACATGGTTATTCAGATACGTAATGGAATCGCCAATGGCTGTCCAGGTAATTTCTTTTTTTGTAAAAGAAGTGGTTATGGCAACTATAGCAACTATACACAACAATCGCTTCATGAGATTAATTCTTTATAGCAGTAAAATTAAATGATAAAATAGCGATTGGGCTGCCCTGTTTATTAAAACGCAGTAGCCACTAAAGATGCAAATGAGCCGTCTATCTAGTATGTCTTAAAAACTTTGATATTTATTTAGTTTCTTGAAGAACACTACACCTAACTTTTAGCATATGAGTACTTCTGTTAACAAGACCGCTAGGATTGGTGGAATACTTTATTTAATTATTATAGCAGCCGGTTTCTATGGCGAAATGTTTGTGCGTTCTAAACTTATTGTGTCAGGCAATGCTGCTGCTACTGCCAATAACATTATCACTTCGCAATTACTTTGGCGCAGTGGTATTGCAACAGACCTGCTAATGCATATTTGTGACATTCCTTTGATGCTGATATTTTATTTATTACTTAAACCGGTGGATAAGAACCTTGCGCTAATGTCATTGCTTTTCAATTTAATACAAACTGCTGTTTTGGTAGTTAATAAATTAAGTCTTATAGTAGCGCTGTTTCCTTTAAGTAGTAGAGATTATCTCAAGTCTTTTGATGCGCAACAACTCTATACACTTGCTTATCTTTCTATAAAAGCGCATGGATATGGTTTTGGGCTTGGCCTTATGTTTTTTGGCTGCACATGTCTTATTATGGGCTACCTTATCTTCAAGAGTGGCTACTTACCAAAGACCATCGGCGTATTGATGCAAATTGCTGGCGTGTGTTATTTGGCAAACATCTTTGCACCAGAATCCTCTGATAAAATATTTCCTGCAATACTGCTGCCTCCGTTCATCGCGGAATTATCATTATGCCTGTGGTTGATCTTTAAAGGCGTAAATATTGCTGTGTGGGAAAAACAATTGACTTAATAAAAAAACTGCTCAGAAATAATCTTACCAGCACTTGTTTTATACACGCATAATTCGCTGTTTGTTTTGCGGGGCTCTCCTTTTATTTGCAGATCAGTATCCCATGCAACGGAAAAATAATCGCCTGCCACCACCGGATCAGATATAATGCTACCGTAAAAATTTTCTACCATTGAAATAAACAACTCGGCTTTCCTTCTTATAGCATCCATGCCTTTTGTTTCTTTTGGCAGTATGCCTTCATATGGTTCAAGACTAACAATATCTTGCGCGAATAATTCTTCTTTGGCTTCTTCTATTTTGCCATTGCGACATAAATCCACCAAACGAATGGCTAATTCTTTTGTTGTCATTTTATAAAAGCTTTACGGAATTTCAATTCTACATAAAGATACTATACCTGTTAACAGTATAATGAGGCTATTGAGACATTTAGAGGGGCGATATGCGACAAAAGTCATTGTAAAATTCAGGTTTCAAATGGAAATAAAAATTTGTTTTCTTTTCATACTGCTCCTTATTTTAAGGCATGATCGATTGGAAAACTTTTGCCCAAATACGCTTTTTTGCTTGTCCATTCCATTGCACCATCTGCCCAGAATGCATCTGTAGCAGGCAACCCAAGCGGAAGAAAAGCAACCGTACATAAATACAAACTGCCTGTGGAAATATACAGCTCAGCAATATCTGGTTGATGTCCGCAAAAACCAATAGTAAGCCATCCGTTGTTGTCAAAAGTACCCGGTGCGTCCATACTTTTTTTTATCACAGCAGTTAATGCACTGCGCACCAGAGCAGGTTGCAATGATGCAGGAAGCTTTTGTTGCAATGCAAGTTGTGCCAGTAACTGAAATGCCCCACAGCGGTATGCTAATGATCTGCCTACCGGTGGAAATGCACCTTCAGGTGAGATAAAACGTTCCTGTATTTCTGCATAGCGTTGCGAGCGTTTTTCATACAACAACATTCTGTCCCCGTATTGTCGAGTTGCTTCATTAACTGTAGCTGTAATGTCAAGTAGCATTGGTTGAATAACAAAACTGTTGTAATAATCAAATGCAAGTTCTGCACCATCACCATATATCGAATCTCCTTTGTACCATGCTTCATGTTGTTGCAGAGCATAAGTTACGGGCGACTCATTATACGTGTTGGTAAATTTTAAAAGCGCTGCTTCTATCATTGCAGAAAATAATAGCCAGTTGGTTTGTGGAGGTTGTATACTTCGTGTTGATTGCAACGCATTGGTTAAAAGTATGCGTGTTGCTGTATCAAGATTACCCCAAAGTTGTTTGGGTGCACGTATCAATGCATGTGCAAGAAATGCAGCATCAACCAATGACTGACCCCCTTCTGTAAAATTCATATAATCCGGCGATGAAGGATCGACCGCATTTTTTACAGATGCAGCAGCAAGTTCAATAAATTGTTTTCTAAGCTTTCCTTCATTTGTATCATCAGGTCCAAGTTCCAGCCAGGGTGCAAGCCCTGCAAGAGTTCTGCCAAGTGCTTCCAGGTAAGTTACTTTTTTACGATCATTAAGTGCGCCTTCTTTTGCTTCAACGGGCATTAATATTTTCAGCCTTTTCGCACTCAATGCCTGCAAGCCCGGAAGTGTAATTTTTGTAAGCATATGCACCCAATATGCACGGTCGCTATCAAAATTTTCAGCAGTATATTTAGCACGTGCTTTATTGAATTGCAGTAAACCTGCTGCACCAATCGTAGAAGTTGCTTTCAAAAAATTTCTCCTGATCATTGATTTGTTGTGTATGATAATAAAAAATCAAAAGTAATTTTATTTTGATACCAGCTGTAAAGCCCTGATTTAGCTTCGTTGCGTCGCACTACTTTCATCGGTTAGATCATTAATGGATCTTTGATTGAAGCGATAGTATATTTGTGTTAATTTTTTTTATATGGCGACTATACAAATTAAAAGAGCATATGAGCCAAAAGAAAAATCAGATGGATTCAGAATATTGGTTGACAGGCTTTGGCCACGCGGCATCAAAAAAGAAGATATGCATGTTGATGTTTGGTTAAAAGAAATTGCCCCCTCTTCAAAATTACGTAAATGGTTTAATCATGATGTAAAAAAATGGAAAGTATTTACAGCTAAATACAATGCTGAGCTTAAACATTCAACAGCTATTGAAGAAATTATAAGGCTGACAAAGACACATAAAAAAGTCACATTGATATATGGCGCAAAAGATGAACAACATAATCAGGCAGTGGTGCTAAAAGAATTCTTACAAAAAATCATTAGTATATGTTGATTTGCTGCACAAATAACCGAACGTACAAGTGAGTGACACAACAAAAGTTTAATAAAGTTTTTCAGCCTGTACCATATTTCCTTCTCTCACTTACATGCTTCTTTGTAAAAATGCAGATCGCATTTTTTATTTAATTATCTTTCCGGTAGTCTTGCAGAACAACAATTATTTCACTGGTATTACCAGTTATATTTTATGCTTAACAGACGGGAGCTTTTAAAACTATCGGGTGCAGCAACACTTGCAACGTTATTGCCGGGATCGTTGGTGCGGGCAGCTATAACTTCTAAAGCACCTTTTCGTTTTTGCCTTAATACGAGTACCATAAGCGGTCAGCAAGTGGGCCTGTTAAAGTATATTGACATAGCAGCACAAGCCGGTTATGATGGCGTGGAGCTTTGGGTAAGCGACGTAAAAGATTATTTAGATAAGGGAAACAGCATTCAATCTTTAGCAACGTTTATAAAAGCAAGGGGCATTACTGTGGAAGATGCTATCAGCTTTACAACCTGGATGGTGGATGATGAAACTAAACGAAAAGATGGGTTGATTGAACTGGAAAAAGAAATGAAAATGATGGCAGTACTCGGTTGCCATCGTATAGCAGCACCACCGGCTGGCGTGGAAAGCAATGAGCCGATAAATTTTCAAACTGCAGGTAAACGATATCATGACATACTTGCACTAGGCAGAAAATATAATGTAATGCCATTGCTTGAATTTTGGGGCGCATCGGGTACACTTTATAATCTTAGCCAGGCCCTTGCCATTGCTGCTGCCGCAGATGATGCAGATGCGCGGATATTACCGGATGTGTATCATTTATTCCGTGGCGGTTCAGGCTTTAATAGTTTAAAGCTCTTAAATGGCAGAATGATCGACATTATTCATATGAATGATTATCCTGCTTCTAAACCAAGAGAAGAACAAACAGACGGTGATCGTGTGTATCCGGGAGATGGTACTGCTCCACTAAAACAATTGCTTCGTGACCTGATGACAATGGGCGGAACAAAGGTTTTATCCCTTGAATTGTTTAATGAGAACTACTGGAAACAAGATGCCTTATTGGTTGCAAAAACAGGCCTCCAAAAAATGAAGCTATTGGTTAATGGGATTATTAATGGCAAATAAGACAAAACTGCTGTAAAAAGCGATAATAAAGTATAAGTGCCAATCAAACATTTTAGAATATCTTTCGGTTGTATTAATTAACTCGCTTATCAACTTATCATGAAAAAGATTGCTTCCTTCATTTGCCTCTTAACTGTTGTAATATTCTTTAACGGTTGTAAAACGGATTCTGATGCCCGCAAAGTTTTGGTGTTTACAAAAACAAAAGGTTATCATCATGCTTCTATTCCGGCAGGTGTTGCAGCAATAGAGCAGATTGGTAAAGAAAATAATTTTAGTGTAGATGTTGACTCCAACTCAAGTGTATTCAATGATGAAGATCTCAAAAAATATAGAGCTGTTATTTTCTTAAGCACAACTGGCAATATTCTTAATAGCGACGAACAGCTGGCATTTCAACACTATATTGAAGCCGGAGGTGGTTTTATGGGCATACATGCGGCGGCTGATGCAGAATACAACTGGGCATGGTACAATAAACTGGTGGGTGCATATTTTAAAAGCCATCCCGGCAATCCGAATGTAAGAAAGGCAACCGTTGTAGTAAAAGATACAGGCAATATAGCTATGAAAGGTATTCCTGGAAAATGGGAACGTACAGATGAATGGTA
Coding sequences within it:
- a CDS encoding TIM barrel protein; protein product: MLNRRELLKLSGAATLATLLPGSLVRAAITSKAPFRFCLNTSTISGQQVGLLKYIDIAAQAGYDGVELWVSDVKDYLDKGNSIQSLATFIKARGITVEDAISFTTWMVDDETKRKDGLIELEKEMKMMAVLGCHRIAAPPAGVESNEPINFQTAGKRYHDILALGRKYNVMPLLEFWGASGTLYNLSQALAIAAAADDADARILPDVYHLFRGGSGFNSLKLLNGRMIDIIHMNDYPASKPREEQTDGDRVYPGDGTAPLKQLLRDLMTMGGTKVLSLELFNENYWKQDALLVAKTGLQKMKLLVNGIINGK
- a CDS encoding SnoaL-like domain-containing protein, which codes for MTTKELAIRLVDLCRNGKIEEAKEELFAQDIVSLEPYEGILPKETKGMDAIRRKAELFISMVENFYGSIISDPVVAGDYFSVAWDTDLQIKGEPRKTNSELCVYKTSAGKIISEQFFY
- a CDS encoding DUF2264 domain-containing protein — its product is MIRRNFLKATSTIGAAGLLQFNKARAKYTAENFDSDRAYWVHMLTKITLPGLQALSAKRLKILMPVEAKEGALNDRKKVTYLEALGRTLAGLAPWLELGPDDTNEGKLRKQFIELAAASVKNAVDPSSPDYMNFTEGGQSLVDAAFLAHALIRAPKQLWGNLDTATRILLTNALQSTRSIQPPQTNWLLFSAMIEAALLKFTNTYNESPVTYALQQHEAWYKGDSIYGDGAELAFDYYNSFVIQPMLLDITATVNEATRQYGDRMLLYEKRSQRYAEIQERFISPEGAFPPVGRSLAYRCGAFQLLAQLALQQKLPASLQPALVRSALTAVIKKSMDAPGTFDNNGWLTIGFCGHQPDIAELYISTGSLYLCTVAFLPLGLPATDAFWADGAMEWTSKKAYLGKSFPIDHALK
- a CDS encoding SGNH/GDSL hydrolase family protein, whose product is MKRLLCIVAIVAITTSFTKKEITWTAIGDSITYLNNHVDETGNRITKGYMTLVTERLPYIHYINQGHNGWTSGGIANEIEHLGLSKSDVYSVFLGTNDWWSGRTLGILADYQNNTGNNTVYGSFRIIINKLRSLNNNAKIILITPMQRVDFIYINDMKNNAWGSYKQKNGQMLSQFADAIIGIAKYEHFDVVDLYHKSGMDYPNLVNFKRLKDPKTGTYKNYPYPDFIDIPFNANTDDYPYPLDAVNITYDGLHPSDKGYAIIAAMLVKIMKRY
- a CDS encoding DUF488 domain-containing protein — its product is MATIQIKRAYEPKEKSDGFRILVDRLWPRGIKKEDMHVDVWLKEIAPSSKLRKWFNHDVKKWKVFTAKYNAELKHSTAIEEIIRLTKTHKKVTLIYGAKDEQHNQAVVLKEFLQKIISIC
- a CDS encoding DUF4386 domain-containing protein, which encodes MSTSVNKTARIGGILYLIIIAAGFYGEMFVRSKLIVSGNAAATANNIITSQLLWRSGIATDLLMHICDIPLMLIFYLLLKPVDKNLALMSLLFNLIQTAVLVVNKLSLIVALFPLSSRDYLKSFDAQQLYTLAYLSIKAHGYGFGLGLMFFGCTCLIMGYLIFKSGYLPKTIGVLMQIAGVCYLANIFAPESSDKIFPAILLPPFIAELSLCLWLIFKGVNIAVWEKQLT